In the genome of Pseudarthrobacter sp. IC2-21, one region contains:
- a CDS encoding ParB/RepB/Spo0J family partition protein, which produces MSEKRRGLGRGLGALIPSSAAGNGSGNGTPASRPVDLFFPEGRKKVDSAADAGEASADSSVRSPLAVVQEKRTEDAPLTSDVIEPKSRAVTKPNSKAAPEPASAKAPAKAPAKRRPAATSDEAVAVPAEPADATGTNKVVAAPKDESAVDDNGVDLVEVPGVRFAEIPVTDIHPNRKQPRSVFDEDDMAELIHSVREIGVLQPIVVRTSTEVGGEPFELVMGERRWRAVQAAGLETIPAIVRDTTDDDLLRDALLENLHRSQLNPLEEAAAYQQLLEDFGTTHEQLADRIGRSRPQVSNTLRLLKLPPLVQRRVAASVLSAGHARALLALPDAAAMERLAQKIVAEGMSVRATEEAVTLYQDPAKPAKNNIPRPGARHERLDYLASSLSDRLDTNVKISLGVRKGRVSIEFASVEDLNRIMDVLAPGSDN; this is translated from the coding sequence ATGAGCGAAAAGCGACGCGGCCTTGGCCGCGGTCTTGGCGCACTCATTCCAAGTTCCGCCGCTGGCAACGGGTCGGGAAACGGGACACCTGCATCGCGGCCCGTCGACCTGTTCTTTCCTGAGGGGCGGAAGAAGGTGGATTCCGCGGCGGACGCCGGTGAAGCGTCAGCGGATTCGTCTGTTCGGTCGCCGCTGGCTGTGGTGCAGGAAAAGCGTACCGAGGACGCTCCGCTGACTTCCGACGTGATTGAACCAAAGAGCCGGGCGGTTACGAAGCCGAACAGCAAGGCAGCCCCGGAACCTGCGTCCGCGAAAGCTCCGGCCAAGGCCCCGGCCAAGAGGCGCCCCGCAGCCACGTCCGATGAAGCCGTAGCTGTTCCGGCGGAACCAGCGGATGCCACTGGGACTAATAAAGTGGTTGCTGCTCCCAAGGACGAAAGCGCCGTCGATGATAACGGCGTTGATCTGGTTGAGGTCCCAGGCGTCCGGTTTGCCGAGATCCCGGTTACCGACATCCATCCGAACCGCAAACAGCCCCGCTCAGTCTTCGATGAGGATGACATGGCGGAGCTCATCCACTCCGTGCGCGAAATCGGTGTCCTCCAGCCAATTGTGGTCCGAACATCAACCGAAGTTGGTGGCGAACCCTTTGAGCTCGTCATGGGTGAGCGCCGCTGGAGAGCTGTCCAGGCCGCTGGGCTGGAGACCATCCCCGCGATCGTGCGGGACACCACGGATGATGATCTTCTTCGGGATGCCCTCCTGGAAAACCTGCACCGCAGCCAGCTGAATCCCCTGGAAGAGGCGGCGGCGTATCAGCAGCTGCTGGAAGACTTCGGGACGACGCACGAACAGCTCGCGGACCGTATTGGCCGTTCCCGCCCGCAGGTGTCCAACACCCTTCGCCTGCTGAAGCTTCCACCCCTGGTGCAGCGCCGTGTGGCGGCGAGTGTTCTTTCAGCCGGCCATGCCCGCGCGCTCCTCGCCTTGCCGGACGCGGCAGCTATGGAAAGACTTGCGCAGAAGATTGTGGCTGAGGGTATGTCGGTGCGGGCGACCGAAGAGGCCGTGACGCTGTACCAGGATCCCGCAAAGCCAGCCAAGAACAACATCCCGCGTCCGGGCGCCCGTCACGAGCGCCTGGACTATCTGGCGTCGTCGTTGTCCGACCGGTTGGATACCAACGTAAAAATTTCCCTGGGAGTCCGAAAGGGCCGCGTCAGCATAGAGTTCGCCAGTGTTGAGGACTTGAACCGGATCATGGATGTTCTAGCTCCCGGATCAGATAACTAG
- a CDS encoding ParA family protein: MDDSSPIARELAHETKRRERLVGRKLPKPDKTRVFTVSNQKGGVGKTTTTVNIAAALAAAGLNVLVIDIDPQGNASTALGVEHHADVDSIYDVLINDFPLADVVAPCPDIGNLICAPATIHLAGAEIELVSLVAREQRLRRAIDVYAKTRAKNGEERLDYIFIDCPPSLGLLTVNAFCAAGEVLIPIQCEYYALEGLSQLLKNIEMIQKHLNADLVVSTILLTMYDGRTNLAAQVAAEVRQHFPDQVLGAVVPRSVRISEAPSYQQTVMTYDPSSSGALSYLEAAAEIAER; encoded by the coding sequence ATGGACGACTCAAGCCCGATTGCCCGTGAGTTGGCGCATGAGACCAAGCGCCGGGAGCGTCTGGTGGGCCGGAAACTGCCCAAGCCGGATAAGACGAGGGTGTTCACTGTATCCAACCAGAAGGGCGGAGTGGGTAAGACAACCACTACCGTGAACATTGCCGCGGCGCTAGCTGCCGCAGGCCTCAACGTGCTTGTCATCGACATTGACCCGCAGGGCAACGCCTCCACCGCGTTGGGTGTTGAGCACCATGCCGACGTGGACAGCATCTACGACGTCCTGATCAACGATTTCCCGCTGGCTGACGTCGTTGCGCCCTGCCCGGACATCGGTAACCTGATTTGTGCGCCCGCAACCATTCACCTGGCCGGCGCCGAGATTGAGCTTGTTTCGCTGGTGGCCCGTGAGCAGCGGTTGCGCAGGGCCATCGACGTCTATGCGAAGACCCGTGCCAAGAATGGTGAAGAGCGTCTTGATTACATCTTCATCGACTGCCCGCCGAGCCTGGGCCTGCTGACAGTCAACGCCTTCTGTGCCGCCGGCGAGGTGCTGATCCCGATCCAGTGCGAGTACTACGCGCTTGAGGGGCTCAGCCAACTGCTGAAGAACATCGAGATGATTCAAAAGCACCTCAACGCAGATCTGGTGGTTTCCACCATCCTCCTCACCATGTACGACGGCCGTACCAACCTGGCAGCCCAGGTTGCGGCCGAGGTCCGGCAGCATTTCCCGGACCAGGTCCTGGGCGCCGTGGTACCCCGCTCGGTGCGCATTTCAGAAGCACCGAGCTACCAGCAGACTGTGATGACATACGATCCTTCCTCCAGTGGCGCACTGTCCTATCTGGAAGCCGCAGCGGAAATCGCCGAGCGCTAG
- the rsmG gene encoding 16S rRNA (guanine(527)-N(7))-methyltransferase RsmG: MVDITAAELLAAEKIFGDRLDLAKRYVEHLATSGTERGLIGPREIPRLWSRHVLNCAVIESEIPQGSRVADVGSGAGLPGLCLAIARPDLELTLIEPLERRVIWLQEVVDDLGLTNVTVMRTRAELAVGMVDADVVTARAVSALTNLAGLTIPLLAGHGEVVAIKGRSAGEEIEKAAKVIRKLGGVQTSVLTVGENLLEEPTTVVRIVVNKTRKIA, encoded by the coding sequence ATGGTTGATATCACGGCAGCTGAGCTGCTGGCGGCTGAGAAGATCTTCGGCGACCGCCTGGACCTCGCCAAGCGCTACGTTGAACACCTCGCGACATCGGGGACGGAACGCGGGCTGATCGGGCCCCGCGAGATTCCCCGCCTGTGGAGCAGGCACGTGCTCAACTGTGCGGTCATCGAAAGTGAGATCCCCCAGGGCAGCCGGGTCGCCGACGTCGGAAGCGGTGCAGGTCTGCCGGGATTGTGTCTGGCCATTGCGCGGCCTGATCTTGAGCTCACTCTGATCGAGCCCCTGGAGCGGCGCGTCATCTGGCTCCAGGAAGTGGTGGACGATCTGGGCCTGACCAATGTCACTGTGATGAGGACCCGCGCGGAGCTGGCTGTTGGCATGGTGGACGCGGATGTGGTGACCGCGCGGGCAGTGTCTGCGCTGACTAACCTGGCTGGTCTGACGATTCCGCTGCTTGCCGGCCACGGCGAGGTTGTGGCCATTAAGGGCCGCAGCGCCGGGGAAGAGATTGAGAAGGCCGCGAAGGTGATCCGCAAACTCGGTGGTGTGCAGACGAGCGTGCTCACGGTGGGTGAAAACCTGCTGGAAGAGCCAACGACTGTGGTGCGGATCGTAGTGAACAAGACCCGAAAGATTGCCTAG
- a CDS encoding protein jag, producing the protein MSAESTENALSDEIIDDQDEASTDTDDNPKGSAASRLEEEGDVAADYLEELLDIADIDGDIDIEVRNGRTYISIVTEDETDSLDSLVGEDGEVLEALQELTRLSVLSATENRSRLVLDINGYRQERAGHLQKIAEDAAAKVKETGEAVALEPMSAYERKIVHDAVADLGLVSESEGEGAGRHIVVSAD; encoded by the coding sequence ATGTCAGCCGAAAGCACTGAAAACGCCCTTTCCGACGAGATCATTGACGATCAGGACGAAGCCTCGACGGACACTGACGACAACCCTAAGGGTTCCGCTGCCAGCCGCCTCGAGGAGGAAGGCGACGTCGCTGCAGACTATTTGGAAGAGCTCCTCGACATCGCCGACATCGACGGTGACATCGACATCGAGGTCCGGAACGGACGGACCTACATTTCGATCGTCACGGAGGACGAGACCGATAGCCTGGACAGCCTGGTGGGCGAGGACGGAGAAGTCCTCGAAGCCCTGCAGGAACTCACGCGGCTGTCCGTGCTCTCCGCGACGGAGAACCGTTCACGCCTGGTGCTGGACATCAATGGCTACCGCCAGGAGCGTGCCGGCCACCTCCAGAAGATAGCTGAGGATGCAGCAGCCAAAGTGAAGGAGACGGGTGAGGCCGTGGCTCTGGAGCCGATGAGTGCCTACGAACGAAAGATCGTTCACGACGCCGTTGCTGACCTTGGCCTGGTCAGTGAGTCCGAAGGCGAAGGCGCCGGCCGCCACATCGTCGTATCCGCCGACTAG